The following proteins are encoded in a genomic region of Vanessa cardui chromosome W, ilVanCard2.1, whole genome shotgun sequence:
- the LOC124542729 gene encoding uncharacterized protein LOC124542729 encodes MDQLQKSIEQLATMFTAQMNEFQREVRASIPAASPSSNINAQFSAFRTFVMTALENLQVQLQILSRQQEDMEVRSRRNILLFHGVPQVNNEDPAEIVCKILNERLSLAEVTVSNIKRCHRLGRSNNSDKHRAICVKFFDQGLRNKIWYGKSKLKGSGITLSEFLTKGRHEAFVAARKRFGVSRSWTKDGCVVVVGPDGKHHRVVTVAEVNAIPEVVGSVNSAGDAVSAEPASFTQVGVRKQTSVASITPKPSVRPRKPYRK; translated from the coding sequence ATGGATCAGCTCCAGAAATCGATCGAGCAGCTAGCTACAATGTTCACAGCTCAAATGAATGAGTTCCAGAGGGAAGTTCGGGCATCTATTCCTGCAGCTAGTCCGTCATCTAATATAAATGCGCAATTTAGTGCATTCAGAACTTTTGTGATGACGGCGCTGGAGAACTTGCAGGTGCAGCTTCAGATTCTCTCCAGGCAGCAAGAGGACATGGAAGTTCGATCCAGAAGAAACATCTTGCTTTTTCACGGTGTGCCCCAGGTCAACAATGAAGATCCAGCTGAGATTGTGTGCAAGATATTGAATGAGCGGCTATCCTTGGCAGAAGTCACAGTCAGCAATATCAAGAGGTGCCATCGCTTGGGTCGTTCAAATAATAGTGACAAGCATCGTGCCATCTGCGTTAAATTCTTTGATCAGGGGCTCCGCAACAAGATATGGTACGGCAAATCCAAATTAAAGGGCAGCGGTATCACATTATCCGAATTTCTGACGAAGGGCCGGCACGAAGCATTTGTTGCGGCTCGTAAACGGTTCGGGGTATCACGCAGCTGGACGAAAGACGGCTGTGTTGTTGTGGTCGGTCCTGACGGTAAGCACCATCGTGTCGTCACAGTGGCTGAAGTCAACGCTATCCCGGAGGTGGTTGGCAGCGTCAACAGTGCAGGTGACGCCGTGTCAGCCGAACCGGCATCCTTCACGCAGGTGGGAGTACGGAAGCAGACCTCAGTGGCTTCGATTACCCCGAAACCAAGTGTTAGGCCCAGAAAGCCCTACAGAAAATAG